The proteins below come from a single Mucilaginibacter mali genomic window:
- a CDS encoding YceD family protein has protein sequence MKSLRTYAIPFTGLKLGKHEFDYVITDAFFDDFEYSLVKKANLQCKVDLEKQETMLILNFSIKGDIQLTCDKCLAGYPQQVDIHEQQIAKFSDEPVDEDEEVIALGKNDHEINVAGLMYEYINVAVPFIATCGKPGATPYCDKDMLNRLTELSASDEQTEQLNDPRWDALKNIK, from the coding sequence TTGAAATCACTGAGAACATACGCCATCCCCTTTACCGGTTTAAAACTGGGTAAGCACGAGTTTGACTATGTGATCACCGACGCGTTCTTCGACGATTTTGAATACTCGCTGGTAAAAAAGGCCAACCTGCAATGCAAGGTGGATCTGGAAAAGCAGGAAACTATGCTGATCCTGAACTTCAGCATTAAGGGAGATATTCAGTTAACCTGCGATAAATGCCTGGCCGGTTATCCGCAGCAGGTGGATATACACGAGCAGCAGATCGCTAAATTTAGCGACGAGCCGGTGGATGAAGATGAGGAAGTAATTGCCCTTGGTAAAAACGATCACGAGATCAACGTTGCCGGGCTGATGTACGAATACATAAATGTCGCGGTGCCTTTTATAGCTACCTGCGGCAAACCGGGGGCAACCCCATATTGTGATAAGGATATGCTGAATAGGTTAACAGAACTATCGGCAAGTGACGAACAAACAGAGCAGCTGAATGACCCGAGATGGGATGCGCTCAAAAACATTAAATAA
- a CDS encoding SMI1/KNR4 family protein, with the protein MINIDEIINYLRENHTEISIELKPGASAELIMQVEEIYKLKLPDDVRKFYEFTNGFELLDDHIFNIISLEDIIDNKTQYNDAYINIAEYLIYSDVWSLIIDPADHNNYQITNSDHTNNKEITLTKSLADFLHHFIIGGLFEKEGLYHWYNELLVEKLTSSPGNLAGTFYFEELFRITGRGPVMSGQITSGKLSASNLFWFENDDYKTIIDIESIELGRNAKGGFVGLMLSKYIHHSTEKKIKKLRGSTINIYRFN; encoded by the coding sequence ATGATTAACATCGATGAGATCATCAACTATCTGAGAGAAAATCATACCGAAATAAGTATTGAGCTTAAACCCGGTGCCAGCGCTGAATTGATTATGCAAGTAGAAGAAATTTATAAGCTTAAACTTCCTGATGATGTACGCAAGTTTTATGAATTTACGAATGGCTTTGAATTACTTGATGACCACATTTTCAATATTATATCGCTTGAGGATATCATTGATAATAAAACACAGTATAATGACGCTTACATTAACATTGCTGAATATTTGATATACAGTGATGTTTGGTCTTTGATAATTGACCCCGCTGACCATAATAATTATCAGATTACTAATAGCGATCACACAAACAACAAAGAAATTACGCTTACCAAATCATTAGCAGACTTCCTGCATCATTTTATTATTGGCGGCCTGTTTGAAAAAGAAGGTTTGTACCATTGGTACAACGAATTGCTTGTAGAGAAACTGACCAGCTCACCCGGAAATTTAGCGGGCACTTTTTATTTTGAGGAGTTATTTCGGATTACAGGAAGAGGGCCAGTAATGAGCGGGCAGATTACATCAGGCAAATTATCGGCCAGCAATTTGTTTTGGTTTGAAAACGATGATTATAAAACGATAATTGATATTGAAAGTATTGAACTTGGCCGTAATGCTAAAGGCGGATTTGTGGGTTTAATGCTGAGCAAATATATCCACCATAGTACAGAAAAGAAGATCAAAAAATTAAGAGGCAGCACTATAAACATCTACAGGTTCAATTAA